Genomic window (Deinococcus yavapaiensis KR-236):
CGTGCCAAGCCCTCGGAACGCGAAGTGCAGTTCTTGCGTGGGCTGTGGCAGCAGGGCTTGTGGGCAGCGAATCGCGAAAAACCCTGACGCGCCACACGGCCCGCTTGGCGTCATGCTCCTACACTGAGCGTGTGACCACCTCCCCTTCGCCACCTCCCAGCGTGAGCGTTCTGCAACGCCTTCGCCTCACGCGGCACTTATTGCCACCTCTCATCGTCCTCGTCGTCGTCTTGTACGAGTTGTTCGCAACGGGTCTCAGCAGTGGTCAAGCTCAATTCTGGGCGCACCTCGCGTTTTACGGCGTCCTCGGACCCCTCGTCACCTTTTTCACACTGCAGTGGCTTGAAAAAGGGGTCCTCGCCCGCGAGCTCGCCGAGCGCGAGTTACGCCGTCTCTACCGAGAGCTTCGGGCTTCGCACCAACAACTCGATACCGTTCAGAGCCTCATTCGTACCCTCGCGGAGGCAGCCGACCTCGAACAAGTTCTGGACGCCGCCGTATCAGGAGCGCAACGAGCCCTCGGCGCCGTCTTCGTCAGGCTTCAACTGTCCGAGGGCTTGGAGCGCGCCGTGAGCGAAGGCACCTTGCTCGTCGCGCCCTCCGCCGACTTGCACGAGGTACGTCTCGCGCTTACCACCGGAAGCGAGGCGACGGGCCGCCTCACGCTGCACTTCGAGCAGGCGCCGTCTCCCGACACGCTTCGCCTGGCGGGCGCCCTCGCAGCCGAAATCGGAACGGCCGTCGAAGCGGCGAGGCGACGCACCCAGGATCTGATTACGCTCTACCAAGTCGACCAGAGCATTCGTGCGGAACGTAACATGCGGCGGTTGCTGGAGCGGGTCACCCAAAACATGGCGGTGCGAATCGGAGCGGCCGCGCGAGCCGTTTACCTCACCGATGAAGACGGCGTCCTGCGGCACGTCTGGTCACGCGATTCCCACGGAGAAGTGAGTCGCAAAGGCTACACGCCCGACTTCGTGAAGCGCACGGCCGCATCCGGGCAAGCAGTCGTCGCCACGTCGGACGAAGCACGTCAAGTATTCGAAAGCGCGAGCGCTGCGCTGGGTCTAGCTATGCGAGACGACGCGGGCATCGTCGGCGTCATCGTCCTGGGCGACACGCATCTCAACGCGTTCGAAAGCGTTCGGGTTCCCCTCCTCGCCTTGCTCGCCAATCAAGCGACGCTCGCCATTCGCAACGCCCGAGCCTACTTGTACAGCGAGGAGCTCGCCATCGGCGAGGAACGCGCTCGCATCGCTCGGGAAATTCACGACGGTGTCGCTCAGTCCCTGGCTTTTTGTGCGTTGAAACTCGACGTCGTCGAACGGCTCATCTCCAAGAATTCAGAGCAAGCAGTCCACGAAGTTCAGGTCGCACGCACCATCCTGCG
Coding sequences:
- a CDS encoding GAF domain-containing sensor histidine kinase is translated as MTTSPSPPPSVSVLQRLRLTRHLLPPLIVLVVVLYELFATGLSSGQAQFWAHLAFYGVLGPLVTFFTLQWLEKGVLARELAERELRRLYRELRASHQQLDTVQSLIRTLAEAADLEQVLDAAVSGAQRALGAVFVRLQLSEGLERAVSEGTLLVAPSADLHEVRLALTTGSEATGRLTLHFEQAPSPDTLRLAGALAAEIGTAVEAARRRTQDLITLYQVDQSIRAERNMRRLLERVTQNMAVRIGAAARAVYLTDEDGVLRHVWSRDSHGEVSRKGYTPDFVKRTAASGQAVVATSDEARQVFESASAALGLAMRDDAGIVGVIVLGDTHLNAFESVRVPLLALLANQATLAIRNARAYLYSEELAIGEERARIAREIHDGVAQSLAFCALKLDVVERLISKNSEQAVHEVQVARTILREQIREVRRSIFALRPIDLERFGLLETLRRYVQDFGEQNSIRTHLSIEGDINLAPSDEAIVFRILQESLNNVAKHAKAREVWVTLTGGDTVELEVKDDGQGFDFAQLTGRVSSAGGLGLAQMKERIESRGGHYTVLSECGSGTSVRAQLPIA